The Methanolacinia petrolearia DSM 11571 genome has a segment encoding these proteins:
- a CDS encoding PEGA domain-containing protein: MVKRFSLVLWIIFLVLIISAVPALADNATATPTPTTATPTPTTATPTPTTATPTPTTATPTPTTATPTPTTATPTPTTATPTPTTATPTPTTATPTPTTATPTPTTATPTPTTATPTPTTATPTPTTATPTPTTATPTPTPTPTTATPTSTTAAPTLTATPKPTPGIGWYVVRCNVDGASVYFDGNYMGLISGGSLTVEYKTDQTPYSTVRVSKSGYTTVTQSLPSPPGPSGTVDVYITLQAVSSSSGTLNIYSSPSGGSVYIDKVYKGTTPFSISLSPGTYGVQVDKSGYMTTSETVIISAGQTITRSYTLQQKTSYGSLLITSEPDNAYAYVDGTYAGMTAITVNNLLAGNHNVRLTAPGYNEWTATQYVKAGEVMTVHGTLTPSSSNNGYVRVISYPGEAEVYLDGAYMGKTNDEGVPGAYTLTVSPGTHKISVELTGYRDYDQTVTVSAGQTVTVDANLIQISQPVTGEISVSTTPSGANVYVDNQYEGITPLTIPGVNPGSRDVLLRLSGYEDAKDTVNVQPGGTSTIDVALTPAGSAKATPGFGFLAAISALGAAGLVVSRRRGRS, from the coding sequence ATGGTGAAACGATTCTCTCTGGTTTTATGGATTATTTTTCTGGTTCTGATAATATCTGCTGTACCCGCACTGGCGGATAATGCTACAGCGACACCCACACCTACTACTGCAACCCCAACTCCCACGACAGCGACGCCCACACCAACCACTGCAACTCCAACTCCCACGACAGCGACACCGACACCAACCACTGCAACTCCAACTCCCACGACAGCGACACCGACACCAACCACTGCAACTCCAACTCCCACGACAGCGACACCGACGCCAACCACTGCAACTCCAACACCCACGACAGCGACACCGACGCCAACCACTGCAACTCCAACACCCACGACAGCGACACCGACACCTACTACTGCAACTCCAACTCCAACAACGGCAACACCCACACCTACTACAGCCACTCCAACTCCAACTCCAACTCCAACAACAGCAACACCCACCTCGACGACCGCTGCACCGACTCTGACTGCAACCCCGAAGCCGACCCCGGGAATCGGGTGGTATGTCGTAAGATGCAATGTGGACGGTGCCAGTGTCTATTTTGACGGAAATTACATGGGCCTGATATCGGGTGGAAGCCTCACTGTCGAGTACAAAACAGACCAGACCCCTTACAGCACGGTCAGGGTATCCAAGTCCGGCTACACTACAGTAACACAGAGCCTGCCGTCGCCTCCCGGCCCCTCAGGAACTGTCGACGTATACATAACGCTCCAGGCGGTGTCCTCGTCTTCAGGCACCCTTAACATATATTCCTCTCCATCGGGCGGATCGGTCTATATCGACAAGGTTTACAAGGGAACGACGCCCTTCTCGATCTCCCTCTCCCCCGGCACATACGGCGTCCAGGTAGACAAGAGCGGATATATGACGACATCAGAGACTGTGATCATATCCGCCGGACAGACTATCACGAGAAGCTACACTCTCCAGCAGAAAACAAGCTACGGATCACTTCTGATAACCTCCGAACCCGATAATGCATACGCCTATGTCGACGGGACTTATGCAGGAATGACTGCAATAACTGTGAACAATCTTCTTGCAGGGAACCACAATGTAAGGCTCACGGCCCCCGGCTATAACGAATGGACGGCGACTCAGTATGTGAAGGCAGGCGAAGTTATGACGGTTCACGGCACCCTGACGCCCTCGTCGTCAAACAACGGGTATGTCCGGGTCATATCGTACCCCGGAGAGGCTGAGGTCTATCTCGACGGCGCATATATGGGAAAGACGAATGACGAGGGGGTCCCGGGTGCATATACACTGACGGTCAGCCCCGGAACACACAAGATCTCTGTCGAACTTACAGGCTACCGTGATTATGATCAGACCGTAACGGTAAGTGCAGGACAGACGGTGACGGTCGATGCAAACCTCATTCAGATATCGCAGCCTGTAACCGGAGAGATCTCTGTCTCAACAACTCCTTCCGGAGCAAACGTATACGTTGACAACCAGTACGAGGGAATCACCCCGCTGACGATTCCGGGAGTCAACCCCGGGAGCCGCGACGTCCTGCTGAGGCTCTCCGGATACGAGGATGCGAAGGACACCGTGAACGTCCAGCCCGGCGGAACGTCGACTATCGACGTGGCACTTACACCGGCGGGAAGTGCAAAGGCTACACCCGGATTCGGGTTCCTTGCCGCGATCTCCGCACTGGGAGCCGCAGGACTTGTTGTATCGCGCAGAAGAGGCAGATCCTAA
- a CDS encoding polyprenol monophosphomannose synthase gives MMPDDSCSSEYDLTVIIPTYNEEGNIREIVSQVDSVCRSSNINEEILVVDDDSPDRTQIIVSEMQESMNNLHILVRYEDHGLSQSLHAGIYKAESCLVQCIDADLSHPPEKIPVFYNLLKNENYDMVIGSRYIPGGETFDWPLYRKIISSGAALIGRSFIPIVKDSGSGFFAINRRILEDVNLKPRGFRMGFEILGKARWENVTEIPIVFRDRVAGVSKIKPSVFSDFLLQCMHIAYYNFILHKSGNIIKSWKRFLFGRKN, from the coding sequence ATGATGCCGGACGATTCCTGCAGTTCAGAGTATGATCTGACTGTTATAATACCCACATATAATGAGGAAGGCAATATAAGAGAGATTGTAAGCCAGGTCGATTCTGTTTGCAGGAGCAGCAATATCAATGAAGAGATCCTTGTCGTTGATGACGATTCCCCTGACAGAACACAGATTATAGTAAGCGAAATGCAGGAATCGATGAACAATCTTCATATTCTGGTCAGGTACGAGGATCACGGGCTTTCCCAATCACTGCATGCAGGTATATACAAAGCCGAATCCTGCCTTGTCCAGTGTATTGACGCCGATCTTTCGCATCCTCCCGAAAAGATACCCGTATTTTATAATCTGTTGAAAAACGAGAATTACGACATGGTTATTGGCAGCAGGTATATTCCGGGCGGTGAAACGTTTGACTGGCCGTTATACAGGAAGATAATATCTTCGGGGGCTGCATTAATCGGAAGGTCGTTTATTCCCATAGTTAAGGACTCGGGAAGCGGTTTTTTCGCCATCAATAGGAGAATACTCGAAGACGTTAATTTGAAGCCCCGCGGGTTCAGGATGGGTTTTGAAATTCTCGGTAAAGCCAGATGGGAGAACGTCACAGAAATCCCGATCGTTTTCAGGGACAGGGTTGCCGGGGTCAGTAAAATAAAACCGTCTGTTTTCTCGGATTTTCTCCTTCAATGCATGCATATAGCATATTACAATTTTATACTGCATAAATCCGGAAATATAATTAAATCCTGGAAGAGATTTCTTTTCGGCCGAAAAAACTGA
- a CDS encoding glycosyltransferase family 39 protein, with protein sequence MGNKSKKSDPKKAEISTDTLGDDKYKVSSFKDLNSENLRLVILNNRYAQLLILLVAIGFALRFYNLGFNSIWLDEGTTFGYAKMGFVEIWNAVIAEFHPPLFYWLEHMMNVFGDSEFVLRFIPALFGVLAIPVFYLIGSEVVNRDVGIITALLVTFSPFQIYYSQDARAYTMILLFFSISLLAYIYALKTREMKWWIIFGIASAIAFWAHYYTIIGTGVIVLHAIVTNYRELLKNTPFRKGFLVSIILFVILSIPLLLLIYERYLELSASAPTYGVLGPQLITSSIISFSGFEWWSGVLFAVLFIIGVLYLYKKSVSYMALVVGLLLIPLIFSVILSAKITMNPRYLIFLLPVFYLGIASAYMPVKELIKNDKFIYAFMAVLVLVNIPFMATYYTSYTKNDWRGFSGQLGNVTEAGDVIVVLPGYMTQPLDYYYSNETDGTIELLASSGEELEAIYSEYPDRTLFFVVTGDINAKNPEGDAVEWLNDNTGYMGQNMGIYLFAIVPQE encoded by the coding sequence ATGGGGAATAAGAGTAAAAAATCAGATCCCAAAAAGGCTGAAATCAGCACCGATACTTTGGGAGATGATAAGTACAAGGTAAGCTCTTTTAAGGATTTAAACTCTGAAAATCTCAGGCTTGTTATTCTTAATAACAGATATGCCCAGCTACTGATCCTGCTTGTGGCCATAGGCTTTGCATTAAGGTTCTATAACCTTGGATTCAATTCCATATGGCTCGATGAAGGAACGACGTTCGGTTACGCAAAGATGGGTTTCGTTGAGATCTGGAATGCAGTTATAGCAGAATTCCACCCGCCGCTGTTCTACTGGCTTGAGCACATGATGAATGTATTCGGCGACAGCGAATTTGTTCTCAGGTTCATACCCGCATTGTTCGGAGTTCTTGCAATACCTGTCTTTTACCTGATAGGAAGTGAAGTCGTAAACCGTGATGTCGGAATAATCACCGCCCTTCTTGTGACGTTCTCGCCGTTCCAGATATATTATTCACAGGACGCCAGGGCGTACACTATGATCCTTCTCTTCTTCTCGATCTCCCTTCTGGCTTATATATATGCGTTGAAGACCAGGGAGATGAAGTGGTGGATAATATTCGGTATAGCCTCCGCCATTGCATTCTGGGCCCATTATTATACCATTATCGGAACGGGTGTAATAGTTCTGCATGCTATCGTTACCAACTACAGGGAGCTTTTAAAGAATACGCCCTTTAGAAAAGGATTTTTAGTATCTATAATCCTGTTCGTGATACTCTCGATTCCCCTGCTCCTCCTCATCTATGAAAGGTATCTTGAATTGTCGGCAAGTGCACCGACATATGGAGTACTCGGACCGCAATTGATAACTTCGTCGATAATATCGTTTTCAGGATTCGAGTGGTGGTCCGGTGTATTATTCGCAGTGCTGTTTATTATCGGAGTCTTGTACCTGTATAAAAAGAGTGTCAGTTATATGGCCCTTGTCGTGGGTCTCCTGCTGATTCCGCTCATATTCAGCGTAATACTCTCGGCAAAGATAACGATGAACCCGAGGTACCTGATCTTCCTTCTGCCCGTCTTCTATCTTGGAATAGCCTCGGCATATATGCCCGTGAAGGAGCTGATAAAGAACGACAAGTTCATCTATGCGTTCATGGCCGTCCTTGTCCTGGTAAATATTCCGTTTATGGCTACATATTACACGAGCTACACGAAGAACGACTGGAGAGGCTTTTCAGGACAGCTTGGGAATGTTACGGAGGCAGGAGATGTCATCGTCGTTCTCCCGGGCTATATGACTCAGCCTCTCGATTATTATTATTCCAATGAGACAGACGGTACGATCGAGCTTCTTGCCTCATCGGGAGAAGAACTGGAAGCGATCTATTCGGAATATCCTGACAGAACTCTCTTCTTTGTAGTCACAGGCGACATTAATGCAAAGAATCCTGAAGGAGACGCAGTTGAGTGGCTGAATGACAATACAGGATATATGGGTCAGAATATGGGTATATACCTGTTCGCGATCGTCCCTCAGGAATAA
- a CDS encoding flippase-like domain-containing protein translates to MPEKKGFGKAVRISQYILALSIILLILYFSGIQNVLEIFSQINPVFIIPAIAAYLVNNILMSFRIKKILTDIDKKIRLKFVFFSHMAGMLASDFTPARSGYLFVAYALKKHGISTKSGLATITSAYIYDLFFKIIVASIGIVYIYSNIFDGGVFQTLLIAAALMAGILILYITIMYPSAGIIRFSKNIKILQKLIDLGGESKKVQKHYRYIILITIMGWIMKGFEWFFIALALNIVQISFMDALILNPFLTLFSFVPLTPAGWGIQEAGIVGLFALMGISSVYAVSFSLMTRFVEVFVDLLGIKSFFTKDLRKESLEEFYNTIDGDIDEKSYNSDLLVQKYWQQRKTEEIKNCLDIDKNDVIIDIGCGSGVQIRETGASDAKMVLGIDLNRNALKFAREKGIPNSDYILADAEHLPVRSGKVDKIICAEIIEHLISPDKMVSEIKRVLNKGGEIVITTPNEFSFWGVYEMMWDLFGRGRNYGETHLMFFSPKELRLLFSDFSRAETKTIFFVSPFVALLKSEKLLDLSQRFDGLFERANIGLSLILYAKK, encoded by the coding sequence ATGCCTGAAAAGAAAGGTTTCGGAAAGGCTGTCAGAATATCACAATATATTCTGGCATTATCCATTATATTGCTGATATTGTATTTTTCAGGCATACAGAACGTTCTGGAAATATTCAGCCAGATAAATCCGGTCTTCATCATTCCCGCAATAGCGGCATACCTGGTGAACAATATCCTGATGTCGTTTCGGATTAAGAAGATACTCACAGATATAGACAAAAAGATCCGCCTGAAGTTTGTCTTTTTCTCTCATATGGCGGGCATGCTGGCGTCGGACTTTACTCCGGCAAGAAGCGGATACCTTTTCGTGGCATATGCACTGAAAAAGCATGGAATATCTACGAAAAGCGGTCTTGCAACGATAACAAGCGCTTATATCTACGATCTCTTCTTCAAGATCATTGTTGCAAGTATAGGAATAGTATATATTTACTCAAATATTTTCGACGGGGGAGTGTTCCAAACTTTACTAATCGCTGCAGCCCTGATGGCGGGAATTCTCATTCTCTATATTACAATCATGTACCCCTCCGCAGGAATCATCAGGTTCTCAAAAAACATAAAAATCCTACAGAAATTAATCGACCTTGGGGGTGAAAGCAAAAAGGTCCAGAAACACTACAGGTATATTATCCTGATAACTATCATGGGATGGATAATGAAGGGCTTCGAGTGGTTCTTCATCGCCCTTGCACTGAATATCGTCCAGATATCGTTCATGGATGCACTCATCCTGAACCCGTTCCTTACATTGTTCTCATTTGTACCGCTCACTCCCGCAGGGTGGGGTATCCAGGAGGCCGGAATCGTGGGCCTTTTCGCACTTATGGGTATAAGCAGCGTATATGCGGTGAGCTTCTCGCTGATGACGAGATTCGTGGAGGTCTTTGTGGATCTCCTCGGAATAAAGTCGTTCTTCACAAAAGATCTCCGGAAAGAGTCGCTTGAAGAATTTTACAACACGATAGACGGGGATATTGACGAAAAATCGTACAATTCCGACCTCCTTGTCCAGAAATACTGGCAGCAGAGAAAAACCGAAGAGATCAAAAACTGCCTTGACATCGATAAAAACGATGTAATAATCGATATAGGGTGCGGAAGCGGAGTGCAGATCAGGGAGACCGGGGCATCAGACGCGAAGATGGTTCTCGGAATTGATCTGAACAGGAACGCACTGAAATTTGCACGGGAAAAAGGCATTCCCAATTCGGATTACATTTTAGCCGATGCAGAACACCTGCCGGTGAGGTCCGGAAAAGTTGACAAAATAATCTGTGCCGAGATCATCGAGCATTTAATCAGTCCCGATAAGATGGTATCCGAGATTAAGCGGGTTTTGAATAAAGGGGGTGAGATCGTTATCACAACCCCCAATGAATTCTCTTTCTGGGGGGTCTACGAGATGATGTGGGATCTCTTCGGCCGCGGAAGGAATTACGGGGAGACGCATCTTATGTTCTTTTCGCCAAAAGAGCTGAGACTTCTGTTCAGCGACTTTTCCCGTGCAGAGACGAAGACAATATTCTTCGTATCCCCTTTTGTCGCACTGCTTAAGAGTGAAAAACTTCTTGACCTGTCTCAAAGATTTGACGGCCTCTTCGAAAGGGCAAATATTGGCCTCTCGCTTATTCTTTATGCAAAAAAGTAA
- a CDS encoding cupin domain-containing protein: protein MIIRDIKKAEYFTSGDGCTLCELLHPEREAEKNPGEGLSINASIAHAFVRAGDRTVPHRLKESAEIYYIIAGSGIMHIDEDAEAVGPGQAVYIPPGSVQWIESCGPCDLELLAIADPFWREDDEEILPEKCGSRQGISITRD, encoded by the coding sequence TTGATAATCAGGGACATAAAAAAAGCGGAATACTTCACTTCAGGAGACGGCTGCACCCTCTGCGAGCTTCTCCACCCGGAGAGGGAGGCTGAAAAGAACCCGGGAGAAGGTCTCTCCATTAATGCAAGCATTGCGCATGCGTTCGTCAGGGCAGGTGACAGAACGGTTCCCCACAGACTGAAGGAATCGGCTGAAATCTATTACATTATCGCAGGCAGCGGGATTATGCACATCGACGAAGATGCGGAAGCTGTCGGCCCGGGGCAGGCCGTGTACATTCCGCCCGGCTCTGTGCAGTGGATCGAGTCCTGCGGACCCTGCGACCTCGAACTGCTTGCGATCGCCGATCCGTTCTGGAGGGAGGATGACGAAGAGATCCTGCCTGAAAAATGCGGGTCCCGGCAGGGCATCTCGATCACACGGGACTGA
- a CDS encoding peptidylprolyl isomerase, whose amino-acid sequence MAEKKVKLETNLGDIVIKLYEDMPVTAGNFEKLVSEGFYDGIIFHRVIRSFMVQAGCPNGTGTGGPGYNIKDEFVKGHSNLRGTISMANTGMPDTGGSQFFINLVDNTYLDWDNSQTPSKHPVFGEVVEGMDVVDKIAMQPVDRMDRPRNETKIIRATVL is encoded by the coding sequence ATGGCTGAAAAAAAAGTAAAACTCGAGACGAATCTCGGTGATATCGTAATTAAACTCTATGAAGATATGCCGGTTACGGCAGGGAATTTTGAAAAACTCGTGTCTGAAGGATTTTATGACGGGATCATCTTTCACAGGGTGATAAGGAGTTTCATGGTGCAGGCGGGCTGTCCCAATGGAACCGGCACCGGCGGTCCGGGCTATAATATCAAAGACGAATTTGTAAAGGGCCATTCTAATTTACGGGGCACGATATCGATGGCGAACACAGGGATGCCCGACACAGGCGGAAGCCAGTTCTTCATCAATCTCGTGGATAATACCTATCTCGACTGGGACAATTCCCAGACTCCCTCGAAGCACCCCGTTTTCGGTGAGGTCGTCGAAGGGATGGACGTCGTCGACAAGATCGCGATGCAGCCTGTCGACAGGATGGACAGGCCGAGGAACGAGACAAAAATAATCAGGGCGACGGTCCTTTAA
- a CDS encoding DNA-directed DNA polymerase II small subunit: protein MTGMRDEIISKFLAADLQVHPEVVLYLLESDDPDLIDGIIANVPPEAFVALPAHIPGFKVEGFEPPRPRIKSEEPLPETAKPAVSKKSETDGERFMPEGDVDVVYGLPAPGNGGVDFNDFVFYFRDRYEKLARYLRKRGEAIPISALTQTDRYRQDDVSVIGMVSDLRNTANGHRMAVLEDPTDSINVLFNNKRDVFEEAEKLIPDEVVMVRGKLSSDGNLFFADTMMRPDIPLNNAPFKSRTPGKAVFISDVHVGSDTFLYDEWDRFSEWLHDFDAQYLLIAGDLVDGIGIYPDQDKELIIADIDRQYKEFGRMVSALPRDMQIIISPGNHDAIRGSEPQPALPERFSKYFPENVVLVENPAFVRLQGVGILMYHGRSYDDLISMIPGASYTKPEDMMVEMLKRRHLACTYGMRTPILAAKEDNLIIDPVPEILHTGHVHICGVVNYRGVLCMNTGTWQSQTLFQKQMNIQPTPARAMVVDLQTLEPKIFDFMDKAE from the coding sequence ATGACAGGGATGAGGGATGAGATAATCTCGAAGTTTCTTGCGGCCGACCTTCAGGTTCACCCCGAAGTGGTACTCTACCTCCTTGAATCGGACGATCCGGACCTCATCGACGGTATTATCGCAAACGTTCCTCCAGAGGCGTTCGTCGCCCTCCCTGCACATATTCCCGGTTTCAAAGTGGAAGGCTTCGAGCCGCCGAGGCCCAGGATTAAGAGTGAAGAGCCGCTGCCTGAGACTGCGAAGCCTGCAGTGTCCAAAAAGTCAGAGACCGACGGGGAACGGTTTATGCCGGAAGGGGACGTGGACGTGGTCTACGGCCTTCCCGCCCCGGGAAACGGCGGTGTGGACTTCAACGATTTTGTCTTTTATTTCAGGGACAGGTACGAAAAGCTTGCCAGGTATCTCAGGAAAAGGGGGGAAGCGATCCCGATATCGGCTCTTACCCAGACCGACCGCTACAGGCAGGACGATGTCTCGGTAATAGGGATGGTCTCAGATCTCAGGAACACTGCGAACGGGCACAGGATGGCGGTTCTTGAGGATCCTACCGATTCGATAAACGTGCTCTTCAACAATAAAAGGGATGTCTTTGAAGAGGCCGAGAAGCTGATCCCCGACGAGGTCGTCATGGTCAGGGGGAAGCTTTCGTCGGACGGAAACCTCTTCTTTGCCGATACGATGATGAGACCCGACATCCCCCTGAACAATGCCCCGTTCAAGAGCAGGACGCCCGGAAAGGCGGTCTTTATCTCCGATGTCCATGTTGGCAGCGATACGTTCCTCTATGACGAGTGGGACAGGTTTTCGGAATGGCTGCACGATTTCGACGCACAGTATCTCCTCATCGCAGGGGACCTTGTGGACGGGATCGGCATATACCCGGACCAGGACAAGGAGCTTATAATCGCCGATATAGACCGCCAGTACAAAGAGTTCGGCCGAATGGTCTCAGCCCTTCCAAGGGATATGCAGATCATCATCTCCCCGGGGAACCACGATGCAATCAGGGGTTCGGAGCCGCAGCCGGCCCTTCCGGAAAGATTTTCGAAGTACTTCCCCGAAAATGTCGTTCTTGTGGAGAACCCCGCCTTTGTCAGGCTGCAGGGCGTAGGCATCCTGATGTACCATGGGAGGAGCTACGACGACCTGATCTCCATGATCCCGGGTGCGTCGTATACGAAACCCGAGGATATGATGGTCGAGATGTTAAAGAGGAGGCATCTGGCCTGCACCTACGGTATGAGGACCCCTATTCTTGCTGCAAAGGAGGACAACCTAATTATCGATCCTGTTCCCGAGATCCTACACACCGGCCACGTCCACATCTGCGGGGTCGTGAACTACCGCGGCGTTCTCTGCATGAATACCGGAACGTGGCAGTCGCAAACCCTGTTCCAGAAGCAGATGAATATCCAGCCGACACCTGCACGTGCGATGGTCGTCGATCTCCAGACTCTAGAGCCTAAGATCTTCGATTTTATGGATAAGGCGGAATAG
- a CDS encoding DUF1673 domain-containing protein, which translates to MTIRISETIHKWMGWCPAKTAMKSSMGISGYGIRKGETPGSPDRISSDRIVDYVPTWTSLLQFLVFGTEIAAIVAFLKFVNKYYPGTDILLLLCIMLVTGYLIIYSDIKRTTIESGPDVITVKRPGFRTVHIQKSDINNAEIIDNHRPVPQFVLAILGLIIIPVFSVVSIYGRYVEWISGEILTPLFIAYLGFFIVISIFFLVIYNYARIRKRYPKSFVITTKKNKQLVIYGKSFEELVEIRENLL; encoded by the coding sequence ATGACAATCCGGATATCCGAGACAATCCACAAATGGATGGGCTGGTGCCCGGCGAAGACGGCAATGAAATCCTCGATGGGAATATCGGGATACGGGATAAGAAAAGGAGAAACTCCCGGAAGTCCGGACAGGATTTCCAGCGACAGGATAGTCGATTACGTTCCGACATGGACCTCCCTGTTGCAATTCCTTGTATTCGGCACGGAAATCGCCGCGATCGTCGCGTTCCTCAAATTCGTCAATAAATATTACCCCGGAACAGATATCCTTCTGCTCCTCTGTATCATGCTTGTTACGGGTTATCTAATAATATACAGCGATATAAAGCGCACGACTATTGAATCCGGACCTGACGTGATTACAGTAAAAAGACCAGGTTTCAGGACAGTTCATATCCAAAAGAGCGATATTAACAATGCCGAGATCATCGACAACCACAGGCCGGTACCGCAATTTGTTCTGGCAATATTAGGGCTTATCATAATTCCTGTCTTTTCTGTTGTCAGTATCTACGGCAGATATGTCGAATGGATCTCAGGAGAAATACTTACCCCGTTATTTATCGCATACCTGGGATTTTTTATTGTCATCTCCATCTTCTTCCTGGTAATCTACAATTACGCCCGTATACGGAAAAGGTATCCCAAATCGTTTGTCATCACCACGAAGAAAAATAAACAGCTCGTGATCTACGGAAAAAGTTTCGAAGAACTGGTAGAAATCAGGGAGAATCTGTTATGA
- a CDS encoding ArsR/SmtB family transcription factor: MTELAKLLSFLGNEQRLNILRAIAHEEKFAREISEEVGISRPLVNIYLKQFEKAGLVTGTNHVGEEPPYLKRYYKAVPFEFALSLDLISKLEMKEDEF; this comes from the coding sequence GTGACTGAACTTGCGAAACTACTCAGCTTTCTTGGAAACGAACAGAGGCTCAACATACTCAGGGCGATTGCACACGAAGAGAAGTTTGCACGGGAGATCTCTGAAGAGGTCGGGATCTCCCGGCCGCTTGTGAATATTTACCTAAAACAGTTCGAAAAGGCAGGGCTCGTCACCGGAACCAACCACGTCGGTGAAGAGCCGCCTTACCTCAAAAGATATTACAAGGCCGTGCCCTTCGAATTTGCTTTGAGCCTTGATCTTATTTCAAAACTGGAGATGAAAGAAGATGAATTTTAA
- a CDS encoding TIGR00266 family protein: MKYSITGDNLQFVTMEIENAETVWAEAGAMVYMSANMEMKAELEGGLFKGIKRKLAGESFMVTNFTSHGGPGVVAFGGNAPGKIYEMDIAGKEFIAQKDAFLCAEKSVNWEIAFQKKLGSTFFGGEGLILEKISGSGMVFFHACGDLVEIDLKPGQTYKIATAHVVGWESSVNYDIQAAGGIKTSMFGGEGFFLTTLTGPGKIVIQSMTLEQLAESLIPFLPRPSSSGSD, from the coding sequence ATGAAATACAGTATTACAGGTGACAATCTCCAGTTTGTCACAATGGAGATCGAAAATGCTGAGACCGTCTGGGCAGAGGCCGGTGCGATGGTCTACATGAGTGCAAACATGGAGATGAAAGCAGAACTTGAGGGCGGACTTTTCAAGGGAATCAAAAGAAAACTCGCCGGCGAATCATTCATGGTTACGAACTTCACGAGCCACGGAGGGCCCGGAGTTGTTGCATTCGGCGGAAACGCACCCGGAAAGATCTATGAGATGGATATCGCGGGAAAGGAGTTTATCGCCCAGAAGGATGCATTCCTGTGTGCGGAGAAGAGCGTCAACTGGGAGATCGCATTCCAGAAGAAGCTTGGATCGACATTTTTCGGCGGTGAAGGGCTCATTCTCGAGAAGATCTCGGGGAGCGGGATGGTCTTCTTCCATGCATGCGGAGACCTTGTCGAGATCGATCTTAAGCCGGGACAGACCTACAAGATCGCAACTGCCCACGTAGTAGGATGGGAATCGTCGGTAAATTACGACATTCAGGCGGCGGGCGGCATAAAGACCTCCATGTTCGGCGGCGAGGGATTCTTCCTGACCACCCTCACCGGGCCGGGAAAGATTGTCATACAGTCGATGACGCTTGAACAGCTTGCAGAGTCCCTTATTCCGTTCCTTCCGCGGCCCTCAAGCTCCGGTTCCGACTGA
- a CDS encoding ATP-binding response regulator, with amino-acid sequence MTEKKILIVEDNFEIAEIVSIILEREGHEITGIVESGENALLSAAAITPDVVISDIGLAGEIDGIETATYISHLFRIPVIFMTGAVDQETIERANSAEPYGYLAKPFNKSELLSTVSLAIRAFELNMKAKESGTRKIPSCVKQMCLYEEGIVITNTLGRILYINPYTENLTGLSNAEMLLKPLSEILHFSGNTGFDPGALSQAAYFGEDEETVFLKDRSGGNIMVRVRIVPRRYRDEDTVGVIITIKEISEEKSAGVRDAGTLYRPDTGSAAA; translated from the coding sequence ATGACAGAAAAGAAAATTTTAATTGTTGAAGACAACTTCGAAATCGCCGAGATCGTGTCGATAATTCTGGAGAGAGAGGGCCACGAGATAACAGGCATCGTGGAGAGCGGAGAGAACGCACTCTTGTCTGCCGCAGCAATTACTCCCGATGTCGTAATCTCCGACATAGGTCTCGCCGGTGAGATTGACGGGATTGAGACGGCGACTTACATCTCGCACCTTTTCAGGATACCTGTCATCTTTATGACAGGGGCCGTCGACCAGGAGACGATCGAGAGGGCCAACTCTGCCGAACCCTATGGTTACCTTGCAAAACCGTTCAACAAGAGCGAACTTCTGTCCACCGTCTCTCTGGCCATAAGAGCGTTTGAACTGAATATGAAGGCAAAGGAGAGCGGAACGAGAAAGATACCCTCGTGCGTAAAGCAGATGTGCTTATACGAGGAGGGAATCGTAATCACAAATACTTTAGGCAGAATACTGTATATCAATCCCTATACTGAAAACCTCACGGGACTCTCGAATGCCGAGATGCTGTTAAAGCCGTTGTCGGAGATCCTTCATTTCTCAGGGAATACAGGCTTTGACCCCGGGGCACTCTCGCAGGCGGCCTATTTCGGCGAGGACGAGGAGACCGTCTTCCTGAAGGACCGGAGCGGGGGAAATATCATGGTAAGAGTGAGGATCGTCCCGAGGAGATACAGGGATGAAGATACGGTCGGTGTAATTATCACGATAAAAGAGATCTCCGAAGAAAAATCCGCCGGGGTCAGGGATGCAGGTACGCTGTACAGACCCGATACAGGCAGTGCTGCAGCATAG